In one window of Mesorhizobium sp. B2-1-1 DNA:
- the nagA gene encoding N-acetylglucosamine-6-phosphate deacetylase gives MSDRFALTGARIFDGDDWHDGHALVVRDSLVEAILPTGALAADMRRVDTGGGMLTPGFVDIQVNGGGGVMLNDHPDVASIETICRAHAPFGTTALLPTLITDTADITAAAIAAGEASALRKVPGFLGLHLEGPHLSIARKGAHDPALIRPMTDKDEAMLIAARAKLPVLLTTIAPESVEATRVTALAKAGIIVSLGHSDSGYATAKAFSEAGASVVTHLFNAMSQIGNREPGLAGAAIDIGGLSAGLIADGIHVDPATIAIALRAKEGPGRIVLVTDAMATIGTDMTSFTLNGRTIYRKDGSLRLADGTLAGADLDMISAVRFTHRSVGVELSEALRMASLYPAQAIGQSHRLGRFAKGTAADIVALSDDLDIKRVWIGGDSVFSTSAGGQR, from the coding sequence ATGAGCGACCGTTTCGCCCTGACTGGCGCCCGTATCTTCGACGGCGACGACTGGCATGACGGTCATGCCCTCGTCGTGCGCGACAGCCTGGTCGAGGCCATCCTGCCCACCGGCGCGCTTGCCGCGGATATGCGCCGCGTCGACACCGGCGGCGGCATGCTGACGCCGGGCTTCGTCGACATCCAGGTCAATGGCGGCGGCGGCGTCATGCTCAACGATCACCCCGATGTCGCCTCGATCGAGACCATCTGCCGGGCGCATGCGCCGTTCGGCACCACGGCGCTGCTGCCGACGCTGATCACCGATACGGCTGATATCACCGCCGCGGCGATTGCCGCCGGCGAGGCGTCGGCACTGCGGAAAGTGCCGGGGTTTCTCGGGCTGCATCTGGAAGGTCCACATCTGTCGATCGCCCGCAAGGGCGCGCATGACCCGGCGCTGATCCGGCCGATGACGGACAAGGACGAGGCGATGCTGATCGCGGCAAGAGCCAAGCTCCCGGTGCTGCTCACCACGATCGCACCCGAATCCGTCGAGGCGACCCGCGTGACGGCGCTGGCCAAGGCCGGCATCATCGTCAGCCTCGGCCATTCCGACAGCGGCTACGCCACGGCCAAAGCATTCAGCGAGGCCGGCGCCAGCGTGGTCACGCATCTGTTCAACGCCATGAGCCAGATCGGCAACCGGGAGCCGGGACTGGCCGGCGCCGCCATCGACATCGGCGGCCTGTCCGCGGGACTGATCGCCGACGGCATCCATGTCGATCCCGCCACCATCGCAATAGCGCTGCGGGCCAAAGAGGGGCCGGGCAGGATCGTGCTGGTCACCGACGCCATGGCGACGATCGGCACCGACATGACCTCCTTCACGCTCAACGGCCGCACCATCTACCGCAAGGACGGCAGCCTGCGGCTTGCCGATGGAACGCTGGCCGGCGCGGATCTCGACATGATCTCGGCTGTGCGTTTCACCCATCGCAGCGTGGGCGTGGAGCTTTCCGAGGCCTTGCGCATGGCGTCTCTCTATCCGGCGCAGGCGATCGGCCAGTCGCACCGGCTCGGCCGCTTCGCCAAGGGCACCGCCGCCGACATCGTTGCGCTTTCGGACGATCTCGACATCAAAAGGGTCTGGATCGGCGGCGACAGTGTTTTTTCGACCAGCGCCGGCGGGCAACGGTGA
- a CDS encoding NAD(P)/FAD-dependent oxidoreductase gives MADVDCVVAGAGVVGLAIARALALSGREVLVIEKAASIGTVTSSRNSEVVHAGLYYAPGSLKTRFCVEGRERLYAYCRERGIGHRRTGKLIVAVGPGQLPRLNAIRANAEQCGVDDLDLLTAAQAESLEPALSCAGALLSPSTGIVDSQGLMLSLRGDAEAAGASFAFLTAVAAATVEADGIRITTRDGDGETFALKAGAFVNAAGLDAQALAGSIEGFPPELVPPLWLARGNYFSLSDRSPFSRLIYPVPVNGGLGVHLTLDLGGSARFGPDVEWIGQADYTVDPGRSTVFYDEIRRYWPDLRDGALLPAYAGIRPKLSGPNQPAADFMVQGPADHRAGRIVNLFGIESPGLTASLALAEHVVGLLFPR, from the coding sequence ATGGCTGACGTCGATTGCGTCGTCGCCGGAGCCGGCGTCGTCGGGCTCGCCATTGCCAGGGCGCTCGCCTTGTCGGGCCGCGAAGTGCTGGTTATCGAAAAGGCCGCCTCGATCGGCACCGTCACCAGCTCGCGCAATTCGGAAGTCGTTCATGCCGGGCTCTATTACGCGCCCGGAAGCCTGAAGACGCGTTTCTGCGTCGAAGGACGCGAACGGCTCTATGCCTATTGCCGCGAGCGTGGCATCGGCCATCGACGCACCGGCAAGCTGATCGTCGCCGTCGGACCGGGCCAGCTGCCTCGGCTCAATGCAATCCGGGCCAATGCGGAACAATGCGGCGTCGACGACCTCGATTTGCTGACCGCCGCGCAAGCAGAAAGCCTCGAACCGGCGCTGAGCTGCGCCGGGGCGCTGCTGTCGCCGTCGACGGGCATCGTCGACAGCCAGGGGCTGATGCTGTCGCTGCGCGGCGACGCGGAGGCGGCCGGTGCGTCGTTCGCCTTCCTGACCGCCGTCGCAGCGGCGACGGTCGAGGCCGACGGGATTCGTATCACCACGCGCGATGGCGACGGCGAGACGTTCGCGTTGAAAGCCGGCGCTTTCGTCAACGCCGCAGGGCTCGACGCGCAGGCGCTGGCCGGTAGCATCGAAGGGTTCCCGCCAGAGCTCGTGCCGCCGCTCTGGCTGGCGCGCGGCAACTACTTTTCGCTTTCGGACCGCTCGCCATTCTCGCGGCTGATCTATCCAGTGCCGGTCAATGGCGGCCTGGGCGTGCACCTGACCCTCGACCTCGGCGGCAGCGCGCGCTTCGGCCCCGACGTCGAATGGATCGGCCAGGCGGACTATACGGTGGATCCCGGCCGCAGCACGGTCTTCTATGACGAGATCCGGCGCTATTGGCCGGATCTGAGGGACGGCGCCCTGCTGCCGGCCTATGCCGGGATCAGGCCGAAACTGTCGGGCCCGAACCAGCCGGCGGCCGACTTCATGGTGCAGGGGCCGGCCGACCACCGCGCGGGCCGGATCGTCAACCTGTTCGGCATAGAGAGCCCGGGCCTGACGGCAAGCCTGGCGCTGGCCGAGCATGTCGTCGGTCTCTTGTTCCCCCGATAG
- a CDS encoding malonate--CoA ligase gives MSNHLFDIFRSRMPKPGRLLMRTDDGRVLTYGDMLARSAQLAHALSQLSVEPGDRVAVQVEKSPEAMLLYLACLRAGAVFLPLNTAYTLAELAYFFGDAEPRLVVCDPARAADIEALAQKCGALAVTLDGKGQGSLADQASRQSPDFHDVARGPDDLAAILYTSGTTGRSKGAMLSHENLASNARVLVDYWRFTSDDVLIHALPIFHTHGLFVATNVILMAGASMLFEQKFDAGRIVSLLPDATALMGVPTFYVRLLQQDGLTREAARNIRLFVSGSAPLLAETHRAWRERTGHAILERYGMTETNMNTSNPYDGERRAGTVGFPLPGVSLRIADPDTGRPLAQGEVGMIEVKGPNVFSGYWRMPEKTKAEFRADGFFITGDLGMIDPDGYVHIVGRGKDLIISGGYNIYPKELESEIDALDGVLESAVIGVAHPDFGEGVTAVVVRSPASTVTAAEILNAIAARVAKYKHPKRVVFVDELPRNTMGKVQKNLLRDTYKDLFSISSPAS, from the coding sequence ATGAGCAATCATCTGTTCGACATTTTCCGGTCCCGGATGCCGAAGCCCGGACGCCTGTTGATGCGGACGGATGACGGCCGCGTGCTGACTTATGGCGACATGCTGGCGCGCTCGGCGCAACTGGCGCACGCGCTTTCGCAACTTAGCGTCGAGCCCGGCGACCGGGTCGCGGTGCAGGTCGAGAAGAGCCCGGAAGCTATGCTGCTGTACCTCGCCTGCCTGCGTGCCGGCGCCGTCTTCCTGCCGCTCAACACCGCCTATACGCTGGCCGAACTCGCCTATTTCTTCGGCGACGCCGAGCCCCGGCTGGTCGTCTGCGATCCGGCACGGGCAGCCGACATCGAAGCCCTGGCGCAAAAATGCGGAGCCCTTGCCGTCACCCTCGACGGCAAGGGGCAAGGATCGCTGGCGGACCAGGCGTCGCGGCAATCGCCCGACTTCCACGACGTCGCGCGCGGTCCCGACGATCTTGCGGCGATCCTCTACACGTCGGGAACGACCGGCCGCTCGAAAGGGGCCATGCTCAGCCACGAGAACCTCGCCTCGAATGCGCGCGTGCTGGTCGACTATTGGCGCTTCACATCGGACGATGTGCTGATCCACGCACTGCCCATCTTCCACACCCATGGGCTGTTCGTCGCCACCAACGTCATCCTGATGGCCGGCGCCTCGATGCTGTTCGAGCAGAAATTCGACGCAGGGCGCATCGTCTCGCTCTTGCCGGACGCCACGGCGCTGATGGGCGTGCCGACCTTCTATGTCCGGCTCTTGCAGCAGGACGGGTTGACCCGCGAGGCGGCAAGAAACATCCGCCTGTTCGTTTCCGGCTCCGCGCCGCTGCTGGCCGAGACGCACAGGGCCTGGCGCGAGCGCACAGGCCACGCCATTCTCGAGCGCTACGGCATGACCGAGACCAACATGAACACCTCGAACCCCTATGATGGCGAGCGCCGCGCCGGCACCGTCGGCTTTCCCTTGCCTGGCGTGTCGTTGCGCATCGCCGACCCCGACACTGGCAGGCCGCTTGCCCAGGGTGAGGTCGGCATGATCGAGGTCAAGGGCCCGAACGTCTTCTCCGGCTACTGGCGCATGCCGGAAAAGACCAAAGCGGAATTCCGCGCCGACGGCTTCTTCATCACGGGCGATCTCGGCATGATCGACCCCGACGGTTATGTCCACATCGTCGGCCGCGGCAAGGACCTGATCATCTCGGGCGGCTACAACATCTATCCCAAGGAGCTCGAGAGCGAGATCGACGCGCTTGACGGCGTCCTGGAAAGTGCCGTCATCGGCGTTGCCCATCCCGATTTCGGCGAAGGCGTAACGGCCGTCGTGGTTCGCTCGCCGGCTTCGACCGTCACCGCTGCCGAGATACTCAATGCCATTGCCGCGCGCGTGGCGAAATACAAGCATCCCAAGCGCGTGGTCTTCGTCGACGAATTGCCGCGCAACACCATGGGCAAGGTGCAGAAGAATCTGCTGCGCGATACCTACAAGGACCTTTTTTCCATAAGCAGTCCCGCCAGCTAA
- a CDS encoding GntR family transcriptional regulator, whose product MTYAAANLNDDGTGSKSTLASTVYHQLRADLLRGAFETESKLRVEWVVSKYGAGASPVREALNRLASEGLLGRHDQRGFFIMPVSAAELEELTRTRCWLEERALRESIAHRTAEWEEQLVLALHRLGRTSRLMPTDLSSLNPDWERLHRTFHRALISACRSRWLVGFCDQLSDHAYRYRRMASNGEGVQRDDFAEHRLIAENALDGNADAAVEALLNHYRLTAAMCMERFKQVEASEPASARAERTPR is encoded by the coding sequence TTGACATACGCAGCTGCCAATCTGAATGACGACGGCACAGGCTCGAAGAGTACGCTCGCCAGCACTGTCTATCATCAACTCCGTGCCGATCTTCTGCGGGGCGCCTTTGAAACCGAGAGCAAGCTGCGGGTTGAGTGGGTTGTTTCCAAATATGGCGCCGGCGCTTCCCCGGTTCGTGAGGCTCTCAATCGCTTGGCTTCGGAAGGGCTTCTCGGTCGGCATGACCAGCGAGGCTTCTTCATCATGCCGGTCAGCGCGGCAGAGCTCGAGGAATTGACACGTACCCGTTGCTGGCTCGAGGAACGGGCGCTTCGCGAATCCATCGCCCACCGCACCGCCGAATGGGAAGAACAGCTGGTTCTGGCGTTGCATCGGTTGGGGCGCACCTCACGTCTCATGCCAACGGATCTGTCGTCGCTCAATCCGGACTGGGAGAGACTGCACCGCACTTTCCACCGTGCGCTGATCTCGGCCTGCCGGTCGCGATGGCTGGTGGGGTTTTGCGACCAGCTTTCCGATCACGCCTACCGCTACCGCCGAATGGCCAGTAACGGCGAAGGCGTCCAGCGCGACGATTTTGCGGAGCACCGCCTGATCGCGGAAAATGCGCTGGACGGTAATGCCGACGCCGCGGTCGAAGCCCTGCTCAATCACTATCGCCTGACGGCAGCCATGTGCATGGAGCGCTTCAAGCAGGTCGAAGCATCAGAGCCGGCCAGCGCCAGGGCCGAGCGCACCCCACGGTAG
- the rpe gene encoding ribulose-phosphate 3-epimerase has product MTKKTLIAPSVLASDFSKLGDEVEAVAAAGADWIHLDVMDGHFVPNITFGPPVIKAIRNRTKAFFDCHLMIAPADPYLAAFAEAGCDGMTVHAEAGPHLDRSLQTIRNLGKKAGVSLNPATPESAIEYVLDRLDLILIMTVNPGFGGQAFIPAIVDKVRRVKALIGGRPIRIEIDGGVSPETAPLVTAAGADVLVAGAAIFKGGSVEAYRANIEAIRTAADKAAG; this is encoded by the coding sequence ATGACGAAAAAAACCTTGATCGCACCTTCGGTGCTGGCTTCGGACTTTTCGAAGCTGGGCGACGAGGTCGAGGCCGTCGCGGCAGCCGGCGCCGACTGGATCCATCTCGATGTGATGGACGGCCATTTCGTCCCCAACATCACCTTCGGTCCGCCGGTGATCAAGGCGATCCGCAATCGCACCAAGGCTTTCTTCGACTGCCATTTGATGATTGCGCCGGCCGATCCCTATCTGGCAGCCTTCGCCGAGGCCGGGTGCGACGGCATGACCGTGCATGCCGAGGCCGGGCCGCATCTCGACCGCTCGCTGCAGACGATCAGGAATCTCGGCAAGAAGGCCGGCGTTTCGCTCAATCCGGCAACGCCGGAAAGTGCGATCGAATACGTGCTCGACAGGCTCGACCTGATCCTGATCATGACCGTCAACCCGGGTTTCGGGGGCCAGGCCTTCATTCCGGCAATCGTCGACAAGGTGAGGCGGGTCAAGGCGCTGATCGGCGGCCGGCCGATCCGCATCGAGATCGACGGCGGCGTGTCGCCCGAAACCGCGCCGCTGGTGACCGCCGCCGGCGCCGATGTGCTGGTGGCCGGCGCCGCCATCTTCAAGGGCGGCAGCGTGGAAGCGTACCGGGCAAATATAGAGGCGATCAGGACGGCGGCCGACAAGGCAGCCGGCTAA
- the dnaK gene encoding molecular chaperone DnaK, translating into MAKVIGIDLGTTNSCIAIMDGKEPKVIENAEGARTTPSIVAISGDGERLVGQPAKRQAVTNPENTIFAVKRLIGRRYDDPVTEKDKKLVPYKIVKGDNGDAWVEAGGKKQSPSQISAMILQKMKETAEAYLGEKVEKAVITVPAYFNDAQRQATKDAGKIAGLEVLRIINEPTAAALAYGLDKKDGKTIAVYDLGGGTFDISVLEIGDGVFEVKSTNGDTFLGGEDFDMRLVEYLAAEFKKEQGIDLKNDKLALQRLKEAAEKAKIELSSTTQTEINLPFITADATGPKHLTLKLTRAKFESLVEDLVQRTIDPCKAALKDAGLKAGEIDEVVLVGGMTRMPKIQEIVKQFFGKEPHKGVNPDEVVALGAAIQAGVLQGDVKDVLLLDVTPLSLGIETLGGVFTRLIERNTTIPTKKSQVFSTAEDSQSAVTIRVFQGEREMAADNKALGQFDLVGIPPAPRGVPQIEVTFDIDANGIVNVSAKDKGTGKEHQIRIQASGGLSDADIEKMVKDAEANADADKKRRALVEARNQAEALVHSSEKSLKEYGDKVSEADRTAISDAIAALKTATEGDDAAEIEAKSQALAEASMKLGQAMYEASQKEAAEADAKADAAKDSDVVDADFEEIDEDDDKKKSA; encoded by the coding sequence ATGGCAAAAGTAATCGGTATCGATCTCGGCACCACCAACTCCTGCATCGCCATCATGGACGGCAAGGAGCCGAAGGTGATCGAGAATGCGGAAGGCGCGCGCACGACGCCTTCCATCGTCGCCATCTCGGGCGACGGCGAACGTCTCGTCGGCCAGCCGGCCAAGCGCCAGGCGGTCACCAATCCTGAAAACACCATCTTCGCGGTCAAGCGCCTGATCGGCCGCCGCTATGACGATCCGGTGACGGAAAAGGACAAGAAGCTTGTCCCCTACAAGATCGTCAAGGGCGACAATGGCGATGCCTGGGTCGAGGCCGGCGGCAAGAAGCAGTCGCCCAGCCAGATCTCGGCCATGATCCTGCAGAAGATGAAGGAAACGGCGGAAGCCTATCTCGGCGAGAAGGTCGAGAAGGCGGTCATCACCGTTCCCGCCTATTTCAATGACGCCCAGCGCCAGGCGACCAAGGACGCCGGCAAGATCGCCGGCCTCGAAGTGCTGCGCATCATCAACGAGCCGACCGCGGCTGCCCTCGCCTACGGCCTCGACAAGAAGGACGGCAAGACCATCGCCGTCTATGACCTTGGCGGCGGCACGTTCGACATTTCGGTGCTCGAGATCGGTGACGGCGTGTTCGAGGTGAAGTCGACCAATGGCGACACCTTCCTCGGCGGCGAGGATTTCGACATGCGCCTCGTCGAGTATCTGGCGGCCGAGTTCAAGAAGGAACAGGGCATCGACCTGAAGAACGACAAGCTTGCCTTGCAGCGCCTCAAGGAGGCTGCCGAGAAGGCCAAGATCGAGCTGTCGTCGACGACGCAGACCGAGATCAACCTGCCGTTCATCACCGCCGACGCCACCGGGCCCAAGCACCTGACGCTGAAGCTGACGCGCGCCAAGTTCGAAAGCCTGGTCGAAGACCTCGTCCAGCGCACCATCGATCCGTGCAAGGCGGCGCTCAAGGATGCCGGCCTGAAGGCGGGCGAGATCGACGAAGTGGTGCTGGTCGGCGGCATGACCCGCATGCCCAAGATCCAGGAAATCGTGAAGCAGTTCTTCGGCAAGGAGCCGCACAAGGGCGTCAACCCCGATGAGGTCGTCGCACTCGGCGCCGCCATTCAGGCCGGCGTGCTGCAGGGCGATGTCAAGGACGTGCTGCTGCTCGACGTGACCCCGCTGTCGCTCGGCATCGAGACCCTGGGCGGCGTGTTCACCCGGCTTATCGAGCGCAACACGACGATCCCGACGAAGAAGAGCCAGGTGTTCTCGACGGCTGAGGATTCGCAGTCGGCCGTGACCATCCGGGTCTTCCAGGGCGAGCGCGAAATGGCCGCCGACAACAAGGCGCTCGGCCAGTTCGACCTGGTCGGCATTCCGCCGGCCCCGCGCGGCGTGCCGCAGATCGAGGTCACCTTCGACATCGACGCCAACGGCATCGTCAACGTTTCGGCCAAGGACAAGGGCACCGGCAAGGAGCACCAAATCCGCATCCAGGCCTCGGGTGGCCTTTCGGACGCCGACATCGAGAAGATGGTGAAGGATGCCGAAGCCAATGCCGACGCCGACAAGAAGCGGCGCGCGCTGGTCGAGGCCCGCAACCAGGCCGAGGCGCTGGTGCATTCCTCGGAGAAGTCGCTGAAGGAATATGGCGACAAGGTCTCGGAAGCCGACCGCACGGCGATATCGGACGCGATCGCGGCGCTGAAGACCGCTACCGAGGGTGACGACGCAGCGGAAATCGAAGCCAAGAGCCAAGCGCTCGCGGAGGCTTCGATGAAGCTCGGCCAGGCCATGTACGAGGCCTCGCAGAAGGAAGCGGCGGAAGCCGATGCCAAGGCGGACGCCGCCAAGGACTCGGATGTGGTCGATGCCGATTTCGAGGAAATCGACGAGGACGACGACAAGAAGAAGTCGGCCTGA
- the dnaJ gene encoding molecular chaperone DnaJ, protein MKADFYETLGVHKGADDKELKSAFRKLAMQFHPDRNPGDHACEHKFKEINEAYETLKDPQKRAAYDRFGHAAFEQGGMNGGAHGFGAGGFADIFEDIFGDMMGGRQRRSSGGRERGADLRYNMEISLEEAFAGKTAQIRVPASISCSECSGTGAKPGTQPVTCSMCNGHGKVRATQGFFSIERTCPQCQGRGQTIKDPCPKCAGQGRVTEERSLSVNIPAGIEDGTRIRLANEGEAGLRGGPSGDLYIFLAVKPHEFFQRDGADLYCKVPISMTTAALGGSFEVTTLDGTQTKVKVPEGTQNGRQFRLKGKGMPVLRQPNVGDLYIQTAVETPQNLSRRQRELLEEFEQLSSQDNSPQSSGFFARMKDFFESFGER, encoded by the coding sequence ATGAAAGCTGATTTCTACGAGACGCTGGGCGTGCACAAGGGTGCCGACGACAAGGAACTGAAGAGCGCTTTCCGCAAGCTCGCCATGCAGTTCCACCCCGACCGCAATCCGGGCGACCATGCCTGCGAGCACAAGTTCAAGGAAATCAACGAAGCCTACGAGACGCTGAAGGATCCGCAGAAGCGCGCGGCCTATGACCGTTTCGGTCACGCGGCCTTCGAGCAGGGCGGCATGAACGGCGGCGCACACGGCTTCGGCGCCGGCGGCTTCGCCGACATTTTCGAGGACATTTTCGGCGACATGATGGGTGGCCGCCAGCGCCGCTCTTCCGGCGGCCGCGAGCGCGGCGCCGACCTGCGCTACAACATGGAAATCTCACTGGAAGAGGCCTTTGCCGGCAAGACCGCGCAGATCCGCGTGCCGGCCTCGATCTCCTGTTCGGAATGCTCGGGAACCGGCGCCAAGCCCGGAACCCAGCCGGTCACGTGCTCGATGTGCAACGGCCACGGCAAGGTGCGCGCCACGCAAGGCTTCTTCTCCATCGAGCGCACCTGCCCGCAATGCCAGGGCCGCGGCCAGACGATCAAGGATCCGTGCCCGAAATGCGCCGGCCAGGGCCGCGTCACCGAGGAGCGGTCGCTGTCGGTCAACATCCCAGCCGGCATCGAGGACGGCACCCGCATCCGGCTTGCCAATGAGGGCGAAGCCGGCTTGCGCGGCGGACCGTCGGGCGACCTCTACATTTTCCTGGCGGTCAAGCCGCACGAATTCTTCCAGCGCGACGGCGCCGACCTCTACTGCAAGGTGCCGATCTCGATGACGACGGCCGCCCTTGGCGGCTCGTTCGAGGTGACGACGCTGGACGGAACGCAGACCAAGGTGAAGGTGCCGGAGGGCACCCAGAACGGCCGCCAGTTCCGCCTCAAGGGCAAGGGCATGCCGGTGCTGCGCCAGCCCAATGTCGGCGACCTCTACATCCAGACGGCGGTCGAGACGCCGCAGAACCTGTCGCGCCGCCAACGCGAGTTGCTGGAGGAGTTCGAACAGCTCTCCTCACAGGACAATTCCCCCCAATCGAGCGGCTTTTTCGCCCGCATGAAGGACTTTTTCGAGTCGTTCGGCGAGCGTTGA
- the pmtA gene encoding phospholipid N-methyltransferase PmtA: MTRGPGLRKALAEKFDDELKFFKGWIDKPKTVGSIVPTSSITARKMASIVDPKSGLPVLEVGPGTGVITRAILAQGVRPENLYAVEYSTDFVRHLRRLYPGVNVIEGDAFNLNATLGAKSGMMFDSVVSGVPLLNFPVAQRIAYIESLLDRIPAGRPIVQLTYGPMSPIPPGRGDYTVKHFDFIIRNIPPTQLWIYRREAH; the protein is encoded by the coding sequence ATGACACGTGGTCCGGGACTGCGGAAGGCGCTTGCCGAAAAGTTCGATGACGAGCTGAAGTTCTTCAAGGGCTGGATCGACAAGCCGAAGACGGTCGGCTCGATCGTGCCGACCAGCTCCATCACCGCCCGCAAGATGGCTTCGATCGTCGACCCGAAGTCCGGTCTGCCGGTGCTCGAGGTCGGGCCCGGCACCGGCGTCATCACCCGCGCCATCCTGGCCCAGGGCGTGAGGCCTGAAAACCTCTACGCGGTCGAATATTCCACCGACTTCGTGCGCCATCTGCGCCGGCTCTACCCCGGCGTCAACGTCATCGAGGGCGACGCCTTCAATCTCAACGCCACGCTTGGCGCCAAGAGCGGGATGATGTTCGATTCGGTGGTCTCGGGCGTGCCGCTGCTCAACTTCCCGGTCGCCCAGCGCATCGCCTATATCGAAAGCCTGCTTGACCGCATTCCGGCCGGCCGGCCGATCGTGCAGCTGACCTACGGCCCGATGTCGCCGATCCCGCCCGGCCGCGGCGACTATACGGTCAAGCATTTCGACTTCATCATCCGCAACATCCCGCCGACGCAGCTGTGGATCTACCGGCGCGAGGCGCATTAA
- a CDS encoding NADPH-dependent FMN reductase, which translates to MAVIPKILVFAGSVRAGAFSGRTADVAQKELAVQGAEVTRISLGDYPLPIMDEDLEKEKGVPENALKLARMIIAHDGLLIATPEYNGSIPPLLKNTIDWVSRVRKDGGRAVRPFAGKVAGLSSSSSGHFAGIRCINHLRAVLVRCQMEVVTPECSVPEGGNAFDEDGRFKDERLHRTMEHLCRTLIETSRMLSTRVEP; encoded by the coding sequence ATGGCAGTGATCCCAAAAATCCTCGTCTTTGCCGGCTCGGTCCGGGCCGGGGCCTTCAGTGGCAGGACCGCCGACGTGGCGCAGAAGGAACTTGCGGTACAAGGCGCCGAGGTCACTCGCATCTCGCTCGGCGACTACCCCTTGCCGATCATGGATGAGGATCTGGAGAAGGAAAAAGGCGTCCCCGAAAACGCCCTGAAACTTGCCCGGATGATCATTGCCCATGACGGGCTGCTGATCGCCACGCCCGAATATAACGGCTCCATTCCGCCGCTGCTCAAGAACACGATCGACTGGGTGAGCCGGGTGCGCAAGGATGGCGGCCGTGCGGTGAGGCCGTTTGCCGGCAAGGTCGCCGGCCTCAGTTCGTCTTCCAGCGGACACTTCGCCGGGATACGCTGCATCAACCATCTGCGCGCCGTGCTGGTGCGTTGCCAGATGGAGGTGGTGACGCCGGAATGCTCGGTGCCGGAAGGCGGCAACGCCTTCGACGAGGACGGGCGTTTCAAGGACGAACGACTGCACCGAACCATGGAGCACCTATGCCGCACGCTGATCGAAACCTCGCGCATGCTGTCGACCCGGGTCGAGCCGTGA
- the pyrF gene encoding orotidine-5'-phosphate decarboxylase: MQTDTMRERLIVGLDVPSLKEAEKAVRELDGVVSFYKIGYQLAFAGGLDFARELASGGKKIFLDMKLLDIDNTVAKGVENIVKMGMTMLTLHAYPKTMRAAVEAARGSELCLLAVTVLTSMDEQDVIDAGYEYDPHTLVLRRAEQALHAGMGGIVCSAAETEAVRRIVGPDMAVVTPGIRPAGSDHGDQKRVMTPADAIRSGSSHLVVGRPIVAAADRRAAAEAILDEMRSA, from the coding sequence ATGCAGACCGACACAATGCGCGAAAGGCTGATCGTCGGCCTCGACGTGCCGAGCTTGAAAGAGGCCGAGAAGGCGGTACGCGAACTCGATGGCGTCGTCTCCTTCTACAAGATCGGCTACCAGCTCGCCTTCGCCGGCGGTCTCGATTTCGCCAGGGAGCTCGCCAGCGGGGGCAAGAAGATCTTCCTCGACATGAAGCTGCTCGACATCGACAACACGGTGGCCAAGGGGGTCGAGAACATCGTCAAGATGGGCATGACCATGCTGACGCTGCATGCCTACCCGAAGACCATGCGGGCGGCGGTCGAGGCGGCGAGAGGCAGCGAGCTTTGCCTGCTTGCCGTCACCGTGCTGACCTCGATGGACGAACAGGACGTGATCGACGCGGGCTACGAATACGACCCGCACACGCTGGTGCTGCGGCGCGCGGAACAGGCGCTGCATGCCGGCATGGGCGGCATCGTCTGCTCGGCCGCGGAAACAGAGGCGGTGCGCCGCATCGTCGGGCCCGACATGGCGGTGGTAACGCCAGGCATACGCCCCGCCGGCAGCGACCATGGCGACCAGAAGCGCGTGATGACGCCGGCGGATGCCATCCGCAGCGGCTCCAGCCATCTGGTCGTCGGGCGCCCGATCGTCGCCGCGGCGGACAGACGCGCGGCGGCTGAAGCCATCCTCGACGAAATGCGCTCGGCATAA
- a CDS encoding DUF1330 domain-containing protein — MPKGYWIARVDVRDAEGYKDYVAAAKPAFERFGAKFLARGGEHEKAEGAGRARNVVIEFETLAAAHDCYHSPEYQRAAAIRQKVADGEIVLVEGV, encoded by the coding sequence ATGCCCAAGGGATACTGGATCGCCCGCGTCGATGTGCGCGACGCGGAAGGCTACAAGGATTATGTCGCCGCCGCCAAGCCGGCCTTCGAGCGCTTCGGCGCGAAATTCCTGGCGCGCGGCGGCGAGCATGAGAAGGCAGAAGGGGCCGGCCGCGCGCGCAACGTCGTCATCGAGTTCGAGACGCTTGCCGCCGCGCATGACTGCTACCATTCACCTGAATACCAGCGCGCCGCCGCCATTCGCCAGAAGGTCGCCGACGGCGAGATCGTGCTGGTCGAGGGCGTCTGA